Below is a genomic region from Paraburkholderia sp. BL23I1N1.
CCAAGCTGAAGCAGATCAGTACGGAAGCGCGGCTTGATATGGAAAAGCTGTTCGACGGCCCGGTGTATCTGGAAACCTTCATCAAGGTGAAGAGCGGTTGGGCTGACAACGAAGCCGGACTCCGTGCGTATGGGTACGAATGACGCGTGGATGACGCTGAATTCCGACGCTGACCCGGACGACTCGGCGCCGGCAGCGCCGGCGCGCGAGCCGTCCAAACCTGCTCGCAGTACCAAAAAATCATCATCGAGCGACAGAAGCGCTAGAAGCACCAAAAGCGCTCAGAGTGCTCAGGATGCTCAAAGCGCAGAAGGCGAGCCGCGCAAAGCTCCCGCGCGTCGCGCACCGCGTACCTCTGCTTCCGATTACCGGATCGCGGAGCAACCGGCTTTTGTTCTGCATAGCTATCCATACCGCGAGACCAGTCTGATCATCGACGTGTTGTCGCGCGATCACGGCCGTCTCGCGCTCGTCGCAAAAGGCGCGAAACGTCCGCACTCCGCTTTGCGCGGCGTGTTGCAGACCTTCCAGCCGCTTGCATTGTCATGGTCCGGCAAATCCGAAGTGCGTACGCTGACCGGCGCCGAATGGGTCGGCGGCATGTTGCCGTTGGCGGGCGACGCGCTGCTCTGCGGTTTCTACGTCAACGAACTGCTGGTTAAATTCTGCGCGCGCGAAGATCCGCATCCGCAACTGTTCCATCACTACGTCGTTACGATGACGCGCCTCGCGCATGACGAACCGCCCGTGCAGGTGCTCCGTTCGTTCGAACGCGTGCTGTTGCGGGAAACTGGTTATGCGATGGCGCTCGATCGCACGGTCGCGCGCAAAGCGGTGCAGGCCGAAGGCCGCTATGTATTCGATCCGGAGCGCGGCGTGCGCGAAGCGTCCGACGATCTGCCAGCGCTTTGGCCGGTGATCGCCGGACAGACCTTGCTCGATATGGAAAAGGACGATTACCATCGAGCGCAGACCGTGGCGCAAAGCAAAACGCTGATGCGCTTTCTGCTCAACACTTACCTTGGCGGCACGCCGCTCGCGACGCGCCAGATACTGATCGACTTGCAGAACTTATGAGCTTCTTTCTTACGTCGCCGAATGTGATTGACCTGGGCGTGAACATCGATCACGTCGCCACGCTGCGCAACGCGCGCGGCACGTCTTACCCCGATCCGATCCGCGCCGCCTTGATGGCCGAAGAGGCCGGCGCCGATGTGATCACGCTGCATCTGCGTGAAGACCGCCGCCATATCGTCGATGCCGACGTGCGCAAGCTGCGGCCGCTGTTGAAAACGCGCATGAATCTGGAATGCGCGGTCACGCAGGAGATGCTCGACATCGCCTGTGAAGTGCAGCCGCATGACGTGTGCCTCGTGCCGGAAAAGCGCCAGGAACTGACGACCGAAGGCGGCCTCGACGTCCCCGGCCAGTTCGAAGCCGTGCGCGCCGCCTGCACGCAACTCGCCGCAGCGAACTCGCGTGTGTCGCTCTTCATCGATCCGGACGAAACGCAAATCCGCGCCGCGCACGAAGCAGGCGCGCCGGTGATCGAGCTGCACACGGGCCGATACGCTGAAGCGCACGATCCCGCGGAGCAGCAGCGCGAATTTGAGCGCGTGGTGCGTGCCGTCGAGTTCGGCGCCACGCTTGGCATCAAGGTCAATGCGGGTCACGGCCTGCACTACACCAACGTTCAGCAGATTGCCGCGATCGAAGGCATCGTCGAGCTGAATATCGGCCACGCGATCGTCGCGCATGCGATCTTCGCCGGCTGGGACAACGCCGTGCGCGAGATGAAGGCGATCATGGTCGCCGCGCGTCTCGGCGCACGATCGTAACATCGCGGCGCCAAACATGACGATCTACGGCATCGGTACGGACATTGTTCAGGTCAGCCGCGTGGCCGCGGTGATGACGCGCACCAACGGCCGCTTTGCCGAGAAGGTGCTTGGCCCGGACGAGCTGCGTGTCTATCACGCGCGTCACGCGCGTTCGGCGGCGCGTGGACTCGCATTTCTCGCCACGCGGTTCTCTGCCAAAGAAGCATTCTCGAAAGCGATCGGCCTCGGCATGCGCTGGCCGATGACCTGGCGTGCGCTGCAAACGCTCAACAAGCCGAGCGGCGAGCCGATGGTGGTGGCATCGGGCGAGCTGGCCGAATGGCTCGACGCGCGCGGTATCACCGCGCGTGTGACGATCAGCGACGAACGCGATTACGCCGTGTCGTTCGTGATTGCCGAAACAGGCGAGGTGGCGCGAGGGCCGGATGCCCCGCACGCACCCGCCAGCGACGAATAAATAATCTTGAACGCGGCGCACGTCGGCCGTGTCTCTCTTTGCTTCAGGCTTTTTTCTAGCGGAATTCGATGAAACTCACTCCCGGACCGGTCATGCTCGACGTGGTCGGCACAACGCTGAACGACGACGATAGACGCCGCCTTGCCCATCCGATGACTGGCGGCGTGATCCTGTTCGCGCGCCATTACGAGAGCCGCGCGCAATTGATCGCGCTGACCGATTCGATCCGCGCGATCCGCGACGACCTGCTGATTGCTGTGGACCACGAAGGCGGCCGCGTGCAGCGCTTTCGCGCCGACGGCTTCACGGTGTTGCCGGCGATGGGCAAGCTCGGCACGCTGTGGGACAGCGACGTGCTGCACGCCACCAAGGTGACGACCGCGGTCGGCTATATCCTCGCGGCCGAATTGCGCGCGTGCGGCATCGATATGAGTTTTACGCCGGTGCTCGATCTGAATTACGGGCAGTCGCAGGTGATCGGCGACCGCTCGTTCCATCGCGACCCGCGCGTCGTGACCTTGCTGGCGAAGAGCCTCAATCACGGCCTTACATTGGCCGGCATGAGCAATTGCGGCAAGCATTTTCCAGGGCACGGTTTCGCGCAAGCGGACTCGCACGTTGCAATGCCCGTCGACGACCGTTCGCTCGACGAGATCCTGCGCGATGACGTGGCGCCGTACGACTGGCTTGGTGTGTCGCTCGGGGCCGTGCTGCCCGCCCATGTGGTCTATCCAAAAGTTGATTCGAAGCCCGCGGGTTTTTCGCGCGTCTGGCTACAGGACATCCTGCGGAAAAAATTGCGCTTCGAGGGCGCGGTCTTCAGCGACGATCTCTCGATGGAAGCCGCGCGCCAGGGTGGCACGCTGACGGAGGGGGCGAGTGCCGCGCTCGAGGCCGGTTGCGACATGGTGCTGATCTGCAATCAGCCGGAGGAAGCCGAGAAGGTGCTGGACGCGCTGCGCTTCACGCCGTCGAAGGAATCGCAACAGCGGCTTAGGCGCATGCGGCCGCGCGGCAAGGCGCTCAAGTGGAGCAGGCTGGTCGCCGAGCCGCAGTACCTGCAAGCGCAGGCCCTGCTGCGCAGCGCGTTTGCATGAGCAACCGGTAGATAAAAGGTCCACGGCTCAAGCGTTTGCATCGAACAAAAAAACGGCGCCTCTTTCAGGCGCCGTTTTCTATTCAATCCCGGCCTCGCGCGAAGCCGTCAGTTCAACCGCATCCGCTGCAGCTTGTTGTATAGCGTCTTTGGACTGATCCCCAGCAGCGATGCCGCACGATGGCGCGTGCCGCCGACCGCGTCGAGCGTCGCGCGAATCAGCATCTCCTCGACGTCCGCGAGCGGTGTGCCGACGGTGACCTGCACGCGGCTGCCGTTCAGATCGCGTCCATTCGCCGAGCCCGCTTCATCGGCGCGCAGCGACTCCAGCACGTCGCCCGACGCGTGATACGCCCGGCGCACGCGATCCTGTAACTCGCGCACATTGCCCGGCCACTCGTACGAAAGACACTCGCGCAAGAAGTTCGGCCCGACCTGTTTGGCCGCTTCCGGTGTGCCGCGCGCGGCCGCGTCGTGATTTAGTTCGTCGACGACGGCTTGCGCAATCAGCGCCGGATCGTCGCCGCGCTCGCGCAACGGCGGCAGCGTGATCGCGGCCGCTTCGAGACGCAGCGCGAGGCCTTCGTGCAGGCCGCCTTCGGCGACCGCCGCGCGTGGGTTTCTGCGCGTCGAGGCGATCAGCCGGAAGTCGGTCGCGACCTGATTTGTGCCGCCAACCCGCGTGAAGGTCTGCGAGTCGAGCGCGCGCAGCAGCGCTTCCTGCTGGGCACGTGGCAGTTCGGCGATTTCTTCGATGAACAGCGTGCCGCCGCTAGCCTGCTCGAACAGGCCCGGCTCGCGCTGCTCGGCACCGCTGAACGCGCCGCGCTCGTGGCCGAACAGCAGGCTGTCGAGCGGACGATGCACCGCGACGCTGCCTGCGGTCCGGCAATCGAATGTGACAAACGGTCCTTTGCGGCGCCGGCTCATGTCGTGCAGCGTGCGCGCCGCGAGTTGCTTGCCGGTGCCGGCTTCGCCGGAAATCAGCACGGCGGCTTCGGTTGGCGCGATATGTTCGATCGTGTCGTACACATGCTGAACCGCACCGCTGCGGCCCAGTAACGAGCCGAAACGGCCAAGCTGACGCAGTGAGGCGCGCAGCGTCTGGACTTCTTCGGTCAGCTCGTACGGACGCGGAATCCGGGCGAGCAGGCTGCGCAAACGCGGGATATTGACCGGTTTGAGCAGGTAGTCCCAGATGCCGTGCCGCAGACCCTCGATCGCGCTCTCGACCGTCGCGTTGCCGGTCATCACGATCACCGGTAAGGCGCCGCCGGGCGGGTGCGCGGGCAGGTGCTGCAACACGTCGAGCCCGCTGCCGTCCGGCAGATTCAGGTCGACCAGCACGACGTCAGGAATGAAGCGCGTCAGCGCCGCCCGGGCCTCGGCGATGGTGGTCGCGGTGTCGACGGAGAAGCCGTCGGCGGCGAGGATGGCGGACAGGCCAGACAGGCTATTGGGATCGTCTTCAACAATCAGGGCATGTGGCATGGCGAGCGCTATTTTTTAGATGGACGGAATACCCAATGCGCAGCGCCGGTACTTTGGCGCGCGACATGGGCGCGATGGCTGGCCGGTACTGTCGGTCGAATGCCACACCGCGCGGGCAGCGCCTGCCACGGCGGCGGAACAGCCGCGGGCCAATTGGCGTGGGCGAGGCGCAAGTCGTGGAGCACGACCTGCAAGCGGCGTGGGGGCGATTCGACTCATGTAGTTCTAGGTCCTTTGCTCTTTAGCGGGTGTCCGTGCCGACGCGATGGGAGGTGTGGGCGGACACCTGTATTTCCTTCATTCGACCGGTCAGAAATCCCGGTTGCTGCCGACGAAGCGTTTTACTTCAAGTTCCGCCTGCTTCAGCGATGTCGTGATTCATGTCACGTCTCCGGAGTTGAGGAAAAAAGCCCAACCGGTCCGTATCGGAGAGACGCATGAACTGTGCCAAAGTCAATTGCTTAAGCTTATCAAGGGTTTGTCTGATGTAAGCCAGGAAAGTAAGCGTGGCGGACAGGCATTTTTGAGAAGGTTGCCGGTAAAGTTTTCCTCAACCATACACGGCGGCGCAAAAAAGAAAAAGCGCCCAACGTGGGCGCTTTTTTTTTGACATTTTTTTTTTCGCTGCGCCGGACTTGCTCCGGCAACAGGATTCAGGCGGCAGGCGCTTAGGCGCGGCTGCGGTACTCGTGCGTACGCGTGTCGATTTCGATCTTGTCGCCGATGTTGCAGAACAGCGGCACTTGCAGTTCGAAACCGGTGGTCAGCTTGGCGTTCTTCAATACCTTGCCCGACGACGTATCGCCCTTGACGGCCGGTTCCGTGTAGATGATTTCGCGGACCAGCGTGGTCGGCAGTTCGACCGAGATGGCTTTCTCGTTGTAGAACACGACTTCGCAAGCCATGCCGTCTTCGAGGTAGTGAAGGGCGTCGCCCATCATTTCGCCTTCGACTTCAAACTGGTTGTAGTCGGCGTCCATGAACACGTACATCGGGTCGGCGAAGTACGAGTACGTGACTTCCTTGCGTTCCAGCACGACGACGTCGAACTTGTCGTCGGCCTTGTACACGCTTTCCATGCCTGCGCCGGAGAGCAGGTTCTTGAACTTCATCTTGACGACGGCGGAGTTGCGGCCCGATTTGTTGTATTCGGCCTTTTGCACGACCATCGCGTCTGCGCCGATCATGACTACGTTGCCGGTGCGGAGTTCCTGTGCGGTCTTCATAAAACTGTCCTGTACGAAATAAGTAGCTTCAACTTTTGCTCAACGGCATACGGCGCAAGCGGATTGGCCGGCTAGGTTTGCCTCGCGAATTTGTCTGGCCAGTGGGCCCGGCCGAATTTGCCAGACGAATTCGCAAGACGAATTTGCCAGACCACGTCGCTGCGATTGGGCCGCCATCGGGCCGCGCTTGCGTCGCCGGCCGCTGGATAACCGCTTATTTTAACTGAGTTTTTGCGAACAAGGCCAGATTTCCAGCGAGGTCGCCTACTTGGGCCAGTTCGCCGGCCCATTTGGCTGCGCGCTGCTTCAGCGTCGCGCGGTGACGCTGGAATTCCGCCCAGTCCGGCTGGCCCGCGCCGTTCCATGCGTGCCAGAAGCGCGCGAGGGCGTCCCGCGTGTCGGCAGGCAGGGTACGGGTGTAATGGGCGAGCGCGGCGTCGAGTTTCGGCAGATGAGCGTCGTCGGCTTGGGGGTAGATGTGCCAGACAAAGGGTTTGGCGGCCCATTGGGCGCGCACGAACGAATCTTCGCCGCGCACGAAATTGACGTCGCTGGCCCAAAGCAGCGTGTCGTAGCCGGATTGTTCCGTAAAAGCGAGCGCGTGGACGCTGAGGCCGCCGCGCTCGGCGTGCGACCCGGCGGCGAACGAAGGCAGGCCGAAAAAGCGCGCGATCGCGCCCGAAATGCGGCCTTCCGGCGCCAGCACAACGACCGGTTCGGCGCTGTCGCGCCATTGTTCAAGCAGGCTGTCGACGGCGGGGTTTTCGTAGGCGAACAGCGAGACGACCGTGGCCGTGGCGGGTGGCGGCGCGCGGCCGGTGGTTTCCAGCCACCACGCTTCGCGCGCCGGTTGCGACGCCTCGAAGGCCGCGCGCGCGGCGTCGAGACGCCGCTCTTTCAACACGCCGCCGGTGCCGGGGCCGAGCCCGGGGAAAAAGAAGGTCTTGGTCAGCGGGAAGCGCGGATGGTGCGACGGCCGTAGATGGAAATCCGCGACCCAGTCTTCAGCGCTCAGATATTCGAGGTTGAACCAGACCGGCTTGCACTCGCACCGCGCCATCGCGGCGACGTAGACCGGCGGCAGTTCGCAGGCAAATGCTTCGATGACGACGTCGGCCACGTCGAGCGTATCACCCGCGTGGGCCGGCTCGTGCCAGTGTTCGATGACGATGCCGCCGATCGTCTGGCGCGCGCGATCCAGCGCTAGCGGCGGGCACAGCTTCTGGAACGCGTGGAGGTCGTCGACGAACACGCGCACCTGCCAGCCGTGCTCGCTCGCCAGTTGGCGCGCGAGACGCCAGCACACGCCGATGTCGCCGAAATTGTCGATTACGGCGCAAAAGATATCGCAGGCGATCGCTGTGGGCGCGGCAACGGGTTGGTCGGAAGGTGGCGTAGCGGAGGACATGGTGGCGTGGGTCGCAGAGTGGAGCGGGTGGTGTGGCTGGGTATCGCAGGGTCGCAGGGTCGCGCTGGCGGGTGACTCAGGTGGGTAACTTAGCGGGCTAACTCAAGCAGGCTCAGTCGCCGGCTTGAGCCGCCGCCTCGCGCCATTCGATGCGGCAGGGTTCGAACGCACGCGGAATGCTCTAAACTGGCGATTCTAAAGCACTCATCCGCGCTTTCGCACCTAAGTCACCACTCAGCGCGCGGCACGCGGGCAGAGGCTTCGCGACACTGTCCCAGCCAACCGATTCTGCATGACCGAACCCGAAGCAACCGACGTTTTCGAGCCGAAAAAAGTGCTCGCCCAATTGCCGCATCTGCCCGGCGTCTATCGCTATTACGATACGCAGGGCACGGTGCTCTACGTGGGCAAGGCACGCGATCTCAAGAAGCGCGTCTCGAGCTACTTCACTAAGACGCAACTGTCGCCGCGTATCGCGATGATGGTGACGCGCATTGCGCGCATCGAGATGACCGTCACGCGCTCCGAGGCCGAAGCGCTGCTGCTCGAAAACAATCTGATCAAGGCGCTGACGCCGCGTTTCAACATTCTGTTTCGCGACGACAAGTCGTATCCGTATCTCAAGCTGACCGGTCACAAGTTTCCGCGCATGGCGTATTACCGCGGCTCGGTGGATCGCAAGAATCAGTACTTCGGTCCGTTCCCGAGCGCGTGGGCGGTGCGCGAAAGTATCCAGATCCTGCAGCGCGTGTTCCAGTTGCGCACGTGTGAAGATTCCGTGTTCAACAACCGCACCCGGCCGTGCCTGCTGCATCAGATCGGCCGCTGCACCGCGCCGTGCGTCGCGGCGATTAGCGAAGAGGATTACGCGCGCGACGTCGCCAATGCATCGCGTTTTCTGCTCGGCCGGCAGGGCGAGGTGATGAAGGAGCTCGAGCAGAAAATGCACGCGTTCGCGGGCGAACTGAAGTTCGAGCAGGCCGCGGCGGTGCGCAATCAGATGAGTTCGCTGTCGACGGTGCTGCATCAGCAGGCGATTGAAGTCGGTGGCGATAGCGATGTGGATATTCTCGCGGTCGTCGCGCTCGGCGGACGTGTGTGCGTGAATCTCGCGATGGTGCGTGGCGGCCGGCATCTGGGCGACAAGGCGTATTTCCCGGCGCATGTGGAAAGCGCCCTGACGGTCAGCGAAGGTGGCCTTGAAGGGGACTGTGACGATGCGCTGTCAGCCGATGTCGCGGCCGGCGCGGGCTCGGTGTCTGACGGGGATGCGGCTGACGCTCTCGCGATTGCCGGGGAGATGCCGTCCGAAGAGGAGGATGACGGGGAAGGCGCTGCTATTGAGTCGGAAGCGGATGACGACGCAACCGAGTCGGAAGTCGAACCTTCGACGCCGCGCAAAGGGCGCGCACCCGTCGGCGGCATCGAATCTGAAGTGCTGGAGGCGTTCATCGCGCAGCACTACATCGGCAACCGTGTCCCGCCGGTACTCGTGGTCAGCCATGCGCCGTCCACGCGCGAACTGGTCGACGTGCTGATCGAACAGGCTGGCCACAAGGTGACGGTATTGCGCCAGCCGCAAGGTCAACGGCGTGCATGGCTTGCGATGGCCGAGCAGAACGCGCGGCTCGCGCTCGCACGCCTGCTCTCGGAACAAGGCTCGCAGCAGGCACGCACGCGCGCGCTCACCGACACGCTCGGCATGGAGTGCGACGACCTCGCGCATCTGCGTATCGAGTGCTTCGACATCAGTCACACGATGGGCGAGGCGACGCAGGCGTCGTGCGTCGTGTATCACCATCACAAGATGCAGTCGTCCGAATACCGCCGCTACAACATCACCGGCATCACCCCGGGCGACGACTACGCGGCGATGCGCCAGGTGCTCACGCGCCGCTACGAGAAGATGGTCGCGCAAGCCGCCGCGAACGCCGCGGACGAAGCCGCCGAATTGCAAACCGATGCGGCCGCGGACCCGTCGCTCGCGGCGGATGCCGCGGAGCCGGCGGCGGCTGGCGGCATTCTGCCGACCATCGTGCTGATCGACGGCGGCAAGGGGCAGGTCGAAATCGCGCGCCAGGTGTTCACCGAACTGGGTCTCGATACTGGCATGCTGGTCGGTGTCGCGAAGGGCGAGGGACGCAAGGTCGGTCTCGAAACCCTGATTTTCGCGGACGGCCGCGTGCCGCTTGAACTCGGCAAGGAGAGCGCGGCGCTGATGCTGGTCGCGCAAATCCGTGACGAGGCGCACCGTTTCGCCATCACCGGCATGCGCGCAAAGCGCGGCAAGACACGCCAGACTTCGCGGCTCGAAGAGCTTGAAGGGGTGGGCGCGAAGCGGCGTCAGCGGTTGTTGGCGCGCTTCGGCGGGTTGCGCGGGGTGGTCGCTGCAAGCGTCGAGGATCTGGCGAGCGTCGAAGGGATTTCGCAGGCGCTGGCCGAGCAGATTTACCGGCAGTTGCACTGATCGCGGTACGCCATGCTGAGCGGGGCGCGGCAACGGGCGGGGCGTAAGTCACGCAGAAGCGAATCCAGAAGCGGGGGCAAAAGCGCCCAATAAGCGCCCAATAAGCGCCCAAAAAGAGACCAATAAACGGTGCCCGGCGATGCGCGCGCCAGGCCCCGCGCGCCGCTTTGCTTGTGGCAGGTCTTGTGACACGGCACAATTGCATCTCCCTTGTCAGACGCTGCGCCTGCCCATGCCGTTTAATTTTCCGATTTTCCTGACTTGGCTGCGGATCGTCCTGATTCCGCTCGTCGTTGGCGTGTTTTATTTGCCCGACATGATGATGAGCCCCGCGCACCGCAATCTGGCGGCCGCGACGATCTTCATTCTGGCGGCGCTCACCGACTGGTTCGACGGCTTTCTGGCCCGCAAATGGAATCAGACCTCGGCGTTCGGCGCGTTTCTTGATCCGGTCGCCGACAAGCTGATGGTGACGGCGGCGTTGCTGGTGCTCGTGCAACTCGCGCGGATCGATTCGGCGATTGCGCTGGTGATCGTCGGGCGCGAGATCGCAATCTCGGCGCTGCGCGAATGGATGGCGCAGATCGGCGCATCGAAGAGCGTCGCGGTGAATTCGCTCGGCAAGTTCAAGACCGTCTGCCAGATGGTCGCGATTCCGATGCTGCTGTTCTACGGGCCGTTGCCGTCCGGCGGCGGTGTCTCTGTCGATACGCGTGTGTGGGGCTTGTGGCTAATCTATTTGGCCGCGTTTCTGACCATCTGGTCGATGCTCTATTACATGAAACTCGCGTGGCCGCAGATCCGCGAGCGGGGCGGCGTTGCCTGATCAGAGGGCGATCGGGGCGCGATGCCGGGGAGGCCGAAGTGTGTCCCTCCGTCGCAGCAGCGCGAGTGAAATCTTTTCCGTTAAAGACATTCGCAAAAGGGGTTGACACGTTTCAGTCGTTTCTCCATAATCTCGTTTCTCCGATGCGAGCAGTTTGAAACGTCGGGGCAGTTAGAGAGTAGTTGCAGTAACAAGGCAGCAGTTAGGCGGTAAAAAGCAGGGCAAAAGCAGCACAATGCGGGAGTAGCTCAGTTGGTAGAGCGCAACCTTGCCAAGGTTGAGGTCGCGAGTTCGAGCCTCGTCTCCCGCTCCAAATTTTGAAGCAACGCGTTGTTTGGCGAAGTAAAAGTGCAAGGCGTTGTGAAGTAGGGCAATGCGGGAGTAGCTCAGTTGGTAGAGCGCAACCTTGCCAAGGTTGAGGTCGCGAGTTCGAGCCTCGTCTCCCGCTCCATACATAAGGGGAAGCAACGCTTCCCTTTTTGTTTGATGGGCCGGCCATAATGGTTACCCACCAGACAAATCTGAGAATCTGCAGCTAGGTTCCAGTCCGCTTGCGGCGCGATAGCAAAGCGGTTATGCAGCGGCCTGCAAAGCCGTTTAGGCCGGTTCGACTCCGGCTCGCGCCTCCAGTAGTTGATGTAAAGAAAAGCCCCGACTTGTCGGGGCTTTTCTTTTTTGTGCGTTGTGCACCTCGTACTTCGCGTCTCTCCTTTCGCACGTGGTGCTCAGGTCGCTGGTTACGATACGCCGCCGTGTACGTCTGCGTGCAACACTGCGAGCAACGCTATAGTTCGCAGACTCTCAACGTCCTCGCATCGACATCATGCACATCCAGGGTATCGAACGCCGCTCCTTCTATCTGCGCGTGATTTACGCGCTATGCCTGTGCGGCGCCACCTGGACGCATCTGCAGGTGGCCCTGATTCACGGACTCTGGTGGGACTACGGCGGCGCGGCGCCGCTCACACGAATCTACTGGACGTCACTGCTCTTCATCGATCCGCTAACCGCTCTGCTACTGCTGTTGAGTCCGAGGGCAGGGCTGATCCTCTGCGTCGCCGTCATCGTGACAGACGTAGTGCACAATTCATGGTTCGCGCTGCATCATCCGATCCTTGTGGGCCTGTTCGTTTCGCAGATCGTCTTCCTGCTGTTCGTCGCGTTCACGGTGCGGACGGCCTGGCGAGGAGCCGTGAGCCGGTCTGCGACGCTGCGCGCCATCGATTGAATCGCCCGATTGCCGCTTTGCGCAATTGCCCGTCAACACGAGGCTTCATGTACCTACAACTCACCGGCACCAACGTCCGTCTGCTCGGCTCGATGCATCTGTTTCCGGCGACGAGCCGCAGAACGCCGCCATGGATCGCAGAAGCGTATGACTGGGCCGAATCGCTGGTCTTCGAATCCGATCCGCCGACGATCTTGCCGTTTCTGAAGGCGCCTCCGCAGAGCGGCGCCGATCAGTTGCAGCCCTTGCTATCCGCGGATGCCTGGAATCAGCTGCAAGCCGTGTGGCCCGTGGAGGGCCCGTTGGCGCCGCTCGGCGAACTGCGTCCGTGGGCCGCGCTGGTCGTCGCGCCGACGCTGTTCCAGCAAGTCGTCGAAGGTGTCGAGCCGCGCATGCTGCGCTCGGCGCTGACGCAAGCCAAACCGTACCAGTATCTCGAGACGGCGGAGGAAGTGTCGGCGTCGCTCGAATCGATTCCGCTCGAAGCCGTCGGTGCCGCGCTCGGCATGCTGGTGTCCGATCTCGACGAACCGCAGCGCACCCTCGAGCGGATGCACACGGCCTGGCTGCATGGCGATTTGGAGGCCGTGC
It encodes:
- the pgsA gene encoding CDP-diacylglycerol--glycerol-3-phosphate 3-phosphatidyltransferase, which gives rise to MPFNFPIFLTWLRIVLIPLVVGVFYLPDMMMSPAHRNLAAATIFILAALTDWFDGFLARKWNQTSAFGAFLDPVADKLMVTAALLVLVQLARIDSAIALVIVGREIAISALREWMAQIGASKSVAVNSLGKFKTVCQMVAIPMLLFYGPLPSGGGVSVDTRVWGLWLIYLAAFLTIWSMLYYMKLAWPQIRERGGVA
- a CDS encoding TraB/GumN family protein; this translates as MYLQLTGTNVRLLGSMHLFPATSRRTPPWIAEAYDWAESLVFESDPPTILPFLKAPPQSGADQLQPLLSADAWNQLQAVWPVEGPLAPLGELRPWAALVVAPTLFQQVVEGVEPRMLRSALTQAKPYQYLETAEEVSASLESIPLEAVGAALGMLVSDLDEPQRTLERMHTAWLHGDLEAVHQISVESPMFNLPGIRHALLDMRNRAWAARVKTLLGRPERTLVVVGALHLCGPGNLIECLGTPVEPVIA